A stretch of the Bordetella genomosp. 8 genome encodes the following:
- a CDS encoding cytochrome c: MSGFSVDMSTGASGSLTELPADLLHGVALRPPQVLWDGARYRGSALLGVQQDAVHGQPGVVAAVRHRHFAGVVAVTPLYARQAALALAPEWQGTKPEPELHGDESPKVDGRSDAFLDTPSGVSSDTDPILYTLRAPPAAAAAGTQVIAWSLNGRTRAWLPACSPDTQALIRQELSALLQQPLAAITVTVGSQGLANDASRDGGANFANGTNGAAADRHDACHPMDLMDAAADAALLSQAVGRPVSVACVAGEPDERMLGVRSGLLPDAPHMDATSLHAHIPDENIPHPVTGGAGAALTSRSPWALRPSLARLLSQPTQASAAAQATLCGSMPVVSGTHACLPLRASVQELNAAQVFAEESYWHEQAQAQGHDPQAWRLSHLPPGRGRDMALQVAARAAQVAGKAAPAAQAAQSEPDGLLRGTGFATAQVQCVDDTGAARTVWTAWVAEVAVQPDTGRIDVTRVVAGHDSQHLHSAQEATIDTRIDAPDHPRIDHQAPWMLDSARRLLAEPAAFDTWASPARPSPNVAAGALEKRDEHRDLSRADSAAMRIAQGSLDVDGVVTLPASAAIANAIHDATGVRLRQVPFQAESLRRALAGQARVRNPMSRGWKWLAAGMAGLAGVAVALWPMKPALPLTPGPDVSLYSASAIERGRLVAAAGDCMACHTAPGGKTNAGGLALDTPFGVIYTTNITPDNDTGIGRWSYAAFERAMRQGVHQDGRQLYPAFPYTAYAKLSDADMQALYGYLMSQPAVKAEPPKTQLAFPFNMRPLLAGWNALFHDAAPFTPDPTRSAAWLRGAYLVEGAGHCSACHTPRNRLGAEKTGVHYLAGGEAEGWTAPALNALASGPRAWSGEELFQYLRTGYAPRHGVAAGPMAPVIHGLAELPDSDLRAITTYLMDLPNQDGAAASDALSAAPSSATASVPAQASTSAPASAPASAPNATTLYVLQARHANGERVYQNACAACHDAGSGPTLFGARPLLGTNTNVHAATPDNLIQVILHGIQDPAEDALGYMPAFRDSLNDAQVADLVGYLRQRFAPGEPAWPDPMSTIERLRDFSEQH; this comes from the coding sequence ATGAGCGGGTTCTCGGTGGATATGTCCACGGGGGCATCGGGTTCGCTGACCGAGTTGCCGGCCGACTTGTTGCATGGCGTCGCCTTGCGTCCACCCCAGGTCTTGTGGGACGGTGCGCGTTATCGGGGCAGTGCGCTGCTGGGCGTGCAGCAGGACGCGGTGCACGGCCAGCCGGGGGTGGTGGCCGCTGTGCGGCACAGGCATTTCGCGGGCGTGGTCGCCGTGACGCCGCTCTATGCGCGGCAGGCTGCGTTGGCGCTGGCGCCTGAATGGCAAGGGACGAAGCCGGAACCGGAACTTCATGGCGATGAATCGCCGAAGGTGGACGGGCGCTCGGACGCGTTCCTGGATACGCCGTCGGGTGTTTCCTCGGACACCGATCCCATTCTCTACACGCTGCGCGCCCCACCCGCCGCGGCCGCTGCTGGCACGCAGGTGATCGCGTGGTCGCTGAACGGTCGTACCCGCGCGTGGCTGCCGGCCTGCTCGCCCGATACGCAAGCGTTGATCCGGCAAGAACTGTCGGCATTGCTGCAGCAGCCGCTGGCCGCGATCACCGTCACGGTGGGCTCGCAAGGCCTTGCGAATGACGCTTCGCGGGATGGCGGCGCGAATTTCGCGAACGGCACGAACGGCGCGGCTGCCGACCGGCACGATGCTTGTCATCCCATGGACCTGATGGACGCCGCCGCCGATGCCGCGTTGTTGTCGCAGGCAGTGGGCAGGCCGGTGTCGGTGGCGTGTGTCGCGGGCGAGCCCGATGAGCGGATGCTGGGCGTCAGGTCGGGACTGCTTCCCGATGCGCCGCACATGGATGCGACATCGCTCCATGCACACATCCCGGACGAGAACATTCCCCATCCCGTCACCGGCGGCGCCGGCGCTGCGCTGACATCCCGGTCGCCGTGGGCGCTGCGGCCCAGCCTCGCGCGGCTGTTGAGCCAACCCACGCAGGCCAGCGCCGCCGCGCAGGCAACGCTGTGCGGCAGCATGCCGGTGGTCTCGGGCACGCATGCGTGCCTCCCGCTGCGCGCCAGCGTGCAAGAGCTGAACGCCGCGCAGGTGTTCGCCGAGGAAAGCTATTGGCACGAACAGGCGCAAGCCCAGGGCCATGACCCACAAGCGTGGCGGCTGTCTCATCTGCCGCCGGGCAGGGGGCGTGATATGGCGCTGCAGGTGGCTGCACGGGCGGCGCAGGTCGCGGGCAAAGCGGCGCCGGCCGCGCAGGCAGCGCAAAGCGAGCCGGATGGCCTGCTGCGAGGCACGGGCTTTGCCACCGCGCAGGTCCAATGCGTGGACGATACCGGCGCCGCGCGTACGGTCTGGACCGCTTGGGTGGCCGAGGTGGCCGTACAGCCCGACACGGGCCGTATCGACGTCACGCGGGTCGTGGCGGGGCATGACAGCCAGCACCTGCACTCGGCGCAAGAAGCAACCATCGATACGCGTATCGACGCGCCCGATCACCCTCGCATCGACCATCAAGCCCCGTGGATGCTGGACAGCGCCCGCCGCCTGCTTGCCGAGCCCGCCGCGTTCGATACCTGGGCGAGTCCTGCGCGGCCCTCGCCGAACGTCGCCGCCGGCGCGCTAGAAAAGCGGGACGAGCACCGCGACCTGAGCCGCGCGGACTCCGCCGCCATGCGCATCGCGCAAGGCAGTCTGGACGTTGACGGTGTGGTGACTTTGCCCGCCTCGGCGGCCATCGCCAACGCCATCCACGATGCAACCGGCGTGCGCCTGCGCCAAGTGCCATTCCAGGCCGAGTCCTTGCGACGCGCGTTGGCCGGCCAGGCCCGCGTGCGCAACCCCATGTCGCGCGGATGGAAATGGCTGGCGGCAGGCATGGCCGGATTGGCGGGCGTTGCCGTAGCCTTGTGGCCGATGAAGCCGGCCTTGCCGTTGACCCCCGGACCCGACGTTTCACTGTATTCGGCGAGCGCCATCGAGCGTGGCCGGCTTGTCGCCGCCGCGGGCGACTGCATGGCCTGCCACACGGCGCCCGGCGGCAAGACCAACGCCGGCGGACTTGCGCTGGACACCCCCTTCGGCGTCATCTACACCACCAACATCACGCCCGACAACGACACTGGCATCGGCCGCTGGTCCTACGCGGCCTTCGAACGCGCCATGCGCCAGGGCGTGCACCAGGACGGCCGCCAGCTCTACCCCGCGTTTCCGTACACGGCTTACGCCAAGCTCAGCGATGCGGACATGCAGGCACTGTATGGCTACCTGATGTCGCAACCGGCCGTGAAGGCCGAGCCGCCCAAGACGCAACTGGCGTTTCCATTCAACATGCGTCCACTGCTGGCCGGCTGGAACGCGCTGTTTCACGATGCCGCGCCCTTCACGCCCGACCCCACGCGCAGCGCCGCGTGGTTGCGTGGCGCGTATCTGGTGGAAGGCGCAGGCCATTGTTCCGCCTGCCATACGCCGCGCAATCGCCTGGGCGCGGAGAAGACCGGCGTGCACTATCTGGCGGGCGGAGAGGCCGAAGGCTGGACCGCACCCGCCTTGAACGCGCTTGCCAGCGGCCCGCGCGCGTGGAGCGGCGAAGAACTCTTCCAGTACCTGCGGACCGGCTACGCGCCAAGACATGGCGTGGCCGCGGGGCCGATGGCGCCGGTGATCCACGGCCTGGCTGAATTGCCGGATAGCGACCTGCGGGCCATCACGACGTATCTGATGGATTTGCCGAATCAAGATGGGGCGGCCGCGTCTGACGCACTCTCGGCGGCTCCCTCGTCCGCAACGGCATCGGTGCCCGCACAGGCGTCCACATCGGCACCCGCATCGGCACCCGCATCGGCACCGAATGCCACCACCCTTTACGTCCTGCAAGCCCGCCACGCCAACGGTGAACGGGTCTATCAGAACGCCTGCGCGGCCTGCCATGACGCGGGCAGCGGCCCGACCCTGTTCGGCGCGCGGCCCTTGCTGGGCACGAACACCAACGTCCACGCCGCCACGCCGGACAACCTGATCCAGGTCATCCTGCATGGCATCCAGGATCCGGCCGAGGACGCATTGGGCTACATGCCCGCCTTTCGCGACAGCCTGAACGATGCGCAGGTGGCGGACCTGGTGGGCTATCTGCGGCAACGTTTCGCGCCTGGGGAGCCGGCTTGGCCCGATCCCATGTCAACCATTGAACGGCTACGCGACTTCTCGGAGCAGCATTAG
- a CDS encoding MFS transporter, whose amino-acid sequence MSASLVSVDKAIQAAGVGTFQYRLFVIFGLVWMADAMQVLSIGFSAPSIAKTFGITVPQALQSGTFFFIGMLIGAFAFGRLADRIGRRPVLMAAVIIDACAGVASAFAPEFTWLLFLRFLTGIGVGGTLPVDYTMMAEFLPSDRRGRWLVLLESFWAVGTILLAVLALAAVAWGDDAWRVIFFVTGLPALIGLVLRFYIPESPMFLNRNGKSDQARKVLERVARVNRSNVDVPHLQPETPVHASMFALFSASHRRRSIGLFLAWALISIAYYGVFVYLPIKLSTAGFAFMRGQEFLVLLALVQLPGFALSAYGVERWGRKPTLVGFLILSAVGCMLYSLGTSPAVVIGSTLLMSFSLLGTWGALYAFTPEVYPTDLRASGMGLAGAVARFGGLFAPAIIAPIMTSHFTLSLVVLSSMLVAGAIAIWSVDVESRNRALD is encoded by the coding sequence ATGTCAGCTTCATTGGTTTCCGTGGACAAGGCGATACAGGCGGCGGGGGTCGGCACGTTCCAGTACCGGCTCTTCGTAATTTTCGGCCTGGTGTGGATGGCCGACGCGATGCAGGTGCTGTCCATCGGCTTTAGCGCGCCGTCCATTGCCAAGACCTTCGGCATCACCGTGCCGCAAGCGCTGCAAAGCGGCACGTTCTTTTTCATCGGCATGCTGATCGGCGCGTTTGCGTTCGGCCGTCTGGCCGACCGCATCGGACGCCGCCCCGTCCTGATGGCGGCCGTCATCATCGACGCCTGCGCGGGCGTGGCTTCGGCCTTCGCGCCCGAGTTCACGTGGCTGCTGTTCCTGCGCTTTCTGACCGGCATCGGCGTGGGCGGCACCCTGCCGGTGGACTACACGATGATGGCCGAATTCCTGCCCAGCGACCGCCGTGGCCGCTGGCTGGTGCTGCTGGAATCGTTCTGGGCCGTGGGCACCATCCTGTTGGCCGTGCTGGCGCTGGCCGCCGTGGCCTGGGGCGACGATGCCTGGCGGGTCATCTTCTTCGTGACGGGTCTGCCCGCGCTGATCGGCCTGGTGTTGCGCTTCTATATTCCCGAATCGCCGATGTTCCTGAACCGCAATGGCAAATCCGATCAAGCACGCAAGGTGCTGGAACGCGTCGCGCGCGTCAACCGCAGCAATGTCGACGTGCCGCATCTGCAACCGGAAACGCCCGTGCACGCGTCGATGTTCGCGCTGTTCTCGGCCAGCCACCGGCGCCGCAGCATCGGCCTGTTCCTGGCGTGGGCGCTGATCTCCATCGCGTACTACGGCGTTTTCGTCTACCTGCCGATCAAGCTCAGCACCGCGGGCTTCGCCTTCATGCGCGGCCAGGAATTCCTGGTGCTGCTGGCGCTGGTGCAACTGCCCGGCTTTGCGCTGTCCGCCTACGGGGTCGAACGCTGGGGCCGGAAACCCACGCTTGTCGGCTTCCTGATCCTGAGCGCGGTCGGCTGCATGCTCTATAGCCTGGGCACGTCGCCCGCCGTGGTGATCGGGTCCACCCTGTTGATGAGCTTCTCGCTCCTGGGCACCTGGGGCGCGCTGTACGCCTTCACGCCCGAGGTCTATCCGACCGACCTGCGCGCCAGCGGCATGGGCCTGGCCGGCGCGGTGGCGCGTTTTGGCGGGCTGTTCGCGCCGGCCATCATCGCGCCCATCATGACCAGCCACTTCACGCTGTCGCTGGTGGTGCTGTCCAGCATGCTGGTGGCGGGCGCCATCGCAATCTGGTCGGTGGACGTGGAATCGCGCAACCGCGCATTGGATTGA
- a CDS encoding MarR family winged helix-turn-helix transcriptional regulator, translating into MRNVKGKSSFTKDRYLFSDQIGHLLRRVYQRHTALFQHYIPDSQLTAAQFVVLCSVRDHGASSLADLVKATVIDQATVRGVVDRLKQRELVKVDHDPVDRRKVVINLTPAGQALVQEMEPFAMQITESTYGNLNPAERLALDFLLTKMLNGDEPA; encoded by the coding sequence ATGCGCAACGTAAAAGGCAAATCCTCGTTCACCAAGGATCGCTATTTGTTTTCTGACCAGATAGGGCACCTGCTGCGGCGTGTCTATCAGCGGCATACCGCCTTGTTCCAGCATTACATACCCGACTCCCAGCTCACAGCCGCGCAGTTTGTCGTGTTGTGTTCGGTGCGGGATCACGGCGCGAGTTCGCTTGCGGATCTGGTCAAGGCCACGGTGATCGACCAGGCCACCGTGCGTGGGGTAGTAGACCGGCTGAAGCAGCGCGAGTTGGTGAAGGTGGATCACGACCCCGTCGACCGACGCAAGGTCGTCATCAACCTGACGCCTGCCGGCCAGGCGCTGGTGCAAGAGATGGAGCCGTTCGCCATGCAGATCACCGAAAGCACGTATGGCAACCTGAACCCGGCCGAACGGCTGGCGCTGGATTTTCTGTTGACCAAAATGCTGAACGGCGACGAACCGGCATAA
- a CDS encoding GntR family transcriptional regulator produces MASDSHLAYETLKHRILAGQYKPGTQLKEEPLADTFGISRTPVRAALRRLVEDGLAVAESGRGVHVAAWTEWDIEEVFQLRLRLEPFCAQLAAERRSDDALATLKQSNEQMAKAIKAGGAGVADATQAANRVFHHTLLEASGSHRLQSILATMIDMPIVIRSFHLYSRDEMQQSLSHHQDLTLAIEDRDGALAHDIMQLHLSMTRRRLMKARAASTQETP; encoded by the coding sequence ATGGCCAGCGATTCGCATCTCGCCTACGAAACCCTCAAGCACCGGATCCTGGCGGGCCAATACAAGCCAGGCACGCAGTTGAAGGAAGAACCCCTGGCCGACACCTTCGGCATCAGCCGCACGCCGGTACGCGCCGCCCTGCGGCGCCTGGTGGAAGACGGCCTGGCCGTGGCCGAATCGGGCAGAGGCGTGCACGTGGCCGCCTGGACCGAGTGGGATATCGAGGAAGTATTCCAGCTCAGGCTGCGGCTCGAACCGTTCTGCGCCCAACTGGCCGCGGAGCGCCGCAGCGACGACGCGCTGGCCACGCTCAAGCAAAGCAACGAACAAATGGCCAAGGCCATCAAGGCCGGCGGCGCAGGCGTGGCTGACGCGACGCAGGCCGCGAATCGCGTCTTCCATCACACCCTGCTGGAGGCCAGCGGCTCGCACCGCCTGCAGTCCATCCTGGCGACGATGATAGACATGCCTATCGTCATCCGCTCGTTTCACCTGTACAGCCGCGATGAAATGCAGCAGAGCCTGAGCCACCACCAGGACCTGACCCTGGCCATCGAGGACCGCGACGGCGCCCTGGCCCATGACATCATGCAGCTGCACCTGAGCATGACGCGCCGGCGGCTGATGAAGGCGCGCGCGGCGAGTACGCAAGAGACCCCCTGA